A genomic segment from Gilvibacter sp. SZ-19 encodes:
- the rlmH gene encoding 23S rRNA (pseudouridine(1915)-N(3))-methyltransferase RlmH, which produces MQIKLLAVGKTDSAAIAELTEIYTKRLTRYIRFEIQIIPELKKRAKLSFEQQKKQEGDLILNQLSPSDFVVLLDEAGKQFTSMAFADYLQQRMNSGIKTLVFVIGGPYGFAEEVYQRANSKLSLSKMTFSHQMVRLFFAEQLYRAFSILHNEPYHHQ; this is translated from the coding sequence ATGCAGATCAAACTCTTGGCCGTTGGCAAAACAGATAGCGCAGCAATAGCAGAACTCACCGAGATCTACACCAAACGACTGACGCGTTATATTCGCTTTGAAATTCAGATCATTCCAGAATTGAAGAAAAGGGCTAAGCTCAGCTTTGAGCAGCAAAAAAAACAAGAAGGTGACTTGATATTGAATCAGCTGAGCCCAAGTGATTTTGTTGTACTCTTAGACGAAGCAGGAAAACAGTTCACCTCAATGGCTTTTGCCGACTATTTACAACAGCGCATGAATTCCGGGATTAAGACTTTAGTTTTTGTCATAGGTGGCCCTTACGGGTTTGCTGAGGAGGTATACCAGCGTGCAAACAGCAAATTGTCGCTCTCTAAAATGACCTTCTCGCACCAAATGGTACGCCTTTTCTTTGCCGAGCAGCTTTACCGCGCATTCAGTATACTCCATAACGAACCCTATCACCATCAATAA
- a CDS encoding non-canonical purine NTP diphosphatase produces MKELVFATHNSGKLKELQAMVGDKIKLLSLDDLGCHEEIPETADSFRGNALLKAKYVQEKYGLPCFADDSGLEVSALNDAPGVYTARYAGVGCTSDDNMDKLLGALQNQDDRSARFVCVIALLHKNEPYFFEGTCPGEILRARQGTDGFGYDPIFKPQGYDRSFAQMSHEEKAKISHRGKAVSQLLSFLRG; encoded by the coding sequence ATGAAAGAACTGGTCTTTGCCACGCACAATAGCGGAAAGCTCAAAGAATTGCAAGCCATGGTTGGCGATAAGATAAAACTGCTGAGTCTAGACGATCTGGGCTGTCATGAAGAGATCCCGGAGACTGCAGATAGTTTTAGGGGCAATGCCTTGCTCAAGGCTAAATATGTCCAAGAAAAATACGGTTTGCCTTGTTTTGCGGACGATAGTGGTCTGGAAGTTTCTGCCTTAAACGATGCTCCTGGGGTCTATACTGCGCGCTATGCCGGGGTTGGATGTACATCTGACGACAATATGGACAAGCTTTTAGGCGCTTTGCAAAACCAAGACGATCGTTCTGCTCGCTTTGTTTGTGTTATCGCCTTGTTGCATAAAAATGAACCCTATTTCTTTGAGGGGACTTGTCCAGGGGAGATCTTAAGAGCACGTCAGGGAACCGATGGCTTTGGCTACGACCCTATCTTTAAGCCACAGGGCTACGACCGTTCTTTTGCTCAGATGAGTCACGAAGAAAAAGCAAAGATCAGTCATCGTGGTAAGGCGGTAAGTCAGCTTCTGTCTTTTTTGAGAGGCTGA
- a CDS encoding YihY/virulence factor BrkB family protein: MSLEQRLRNTPVVSAAIRLCDKILLPGFEGLSLYDLLKTYAVGIVKGTFSSRAGAIAFSFFMAIFPFLLFVLNLIPYVPIENFQQRFLDFIGGLMPAQTFDFFFPVIEDIAANPRGGLLSFVFVLTLLVMANGVNSIFSGFEYSFHVTINRNFLRQYWVALVVSVFLALLLLFSVVIAVYSEYLISVLKQEQYISDEVFWITTVRYVVFVLLVYMVVAILYYFGVKDGRQSRFFSIGALVTTLLFMLTTYLFGVYINNFSNYNELYGSIGALLIMMLYIWLNSNLLLLGFELNASLRALKNKH; encoded by the coding sequence ATGAGTTTAGAACAACGCTTGCGAAATACTCCTGTGGTCAGTGCGGCTATCCGTCTCTGCGATAAGATCTTACTGCCGGGTTTTGAAGGTTTGTCGTTGTATGATTTATTAAAGACCTATGCCGTTGGGATAGTCAAAGGGACCTTTTCCAGTAGGGCAGGAGCCATTGCCTTTAGCTTTTTTATGGCGATCTTTCCCTTTCTGCTCTTTGTGCTGAACCTTATTCCTTATGTTCCCATAGAGAACTTTCAGCAGCGTTTCTTGGATTTTATCGGCGGATTGATGCCAGCCCAGACCTTTGATTTCTTTTTCCCCGTCATAGAAGATATTGCAGCCAACCCAAGAGGAGGATTGCTGTCCTTTGTTTTTGTGCTCACGCTGTTGGTTATGGCCAATGGTGTCAATTCTATATTTAGCGGTTTTGAGTACTCTTTTCACGTTACAATTAACCGTAATTTTTTGCGCCAGTATTGGGTTGCCTTGGTGGTTTCTGTGTTTTTGGCATTGTTGTTGCTTTTTAGCGTAGTGATAGCGGTGTACAGTGAATATTTGATCAGTGTACTCAAGCAAGAACAATACATCTCTGACGAGGTGTTTTGGATAACAACGGTACGTTATGTGGTCTTTGTGCTTTTGGTTTATATGGTAGTAGCAATACTGTATTATTTTGGAGTGAAGGACGGGAGACAATCGCGCTTCTTTTCCATAGGCGCTTTGGTAACTACCTTATTGTTTATGCTAACCACCTATCTCTTTGGAGTTTATATTAATAATTTCTCCAATTACAACGAGCTTTACGGGTCCATAGGGGCTCTTTTGATAATGATGCTGTATATTTGGTTAAATTCTAACTTACTTTTACTGGGCTTTGAACTCAATGCGAGTTTAAGAGCTTTGAAAAACAAACACTAA
- the nadC gene encoding carboxylating nicotinate-nucleotide diphosphorylase — MISQKDFDKEIDLIIANAIREDVGDGDHSSLACIPYDAAGKARLLVKDEGILAGVAFAQKVFEFVDAGLEVDIRITDGSPVKYGDEAFYVSGNSQSILKAERLVLNAMQRMSAIATKTSKYVKLLEGTGTKILDTRKTTPGIRALEKWAVKIGGGENHRFALYDMIMLKDNHIDFCGGITKAIQVTREYLKDNRLDLKIIVEARSLEEIKEILQNEGVYRILIDNFNYEDTRKAVALIGDQCLTESSGGITLETVRAYAECGVDYISSGALTHSVHNMDLSLKAI; from the coding sequence ATGATCTCCCAAAAAGACTTTGATAAAGAAATCGATCTGATCATCGCCAATGCTATTCGAGAAGACGTAGGCGATGGCGATCACAGCTCCTTAGCTTGTATCCCTTATGACGCTGCTGGAAAGGCGCGACTTTTGGTCAAAGACGAAGGTATACTCGCAGGAGTAGCATTTGCTCAGAAGGTATTTGAATTTGTAGATGCCGGTCTTGAGGTCGACATTAGAATCACCGACGGTAGCCCTGTCAAATACGGAGATGAAGCATTTTATGTGAGTGGGAATTCACAGTCCATACTAAAGGCTGAACGCTTGGTTTTAAACGCCATGCAGCGCATGAGTGCTATTGCGACCAAGACCAGCAAATATGTAAAGCTATTAGAAGGAACGGGTACTAAGATTCTCGATACGCGAAAGACCACACCGGGTATTCGTGCATTGGAAAAATGGGCGGTTAAGATCGGCGGCGGTGAGAATCACCGTTTCGCCCTCTATGATATGATCATGCTCAAAGACAACCACATTGACTTTTGTGGTGGAATTACAAAAGCCATACAAGTAACTCGGGAGTATCTTAAGGACAATCGTTTGGATCTGAAGATCATCGTTGAGGCTCGATCTTTAGAAGAGATCAAAGAGATATTGCAGAACGAGGGAGTTTATCGCATTCTTATAGATAATTTCAACTACGAGGACACTCGAAAAGCCGTTGCTCTAATTGGCGATCAATGCCTAACTGAATCCTCTGGAGGCATCACTTTAGAAACGGTGCGGGCCTATGCAGAATGCGGGGTAGATTATATTTCTAGTGGAGCTTTGACCCATTCGGTACACAATATGGATCTCAGCCTAAAAGCTATATGA